One Candidatus Annandia adelgestsuga genomic window, TGGAAAATCTACTAGAGGTAAAGTTATTGCTATAGGAAAAGGAAGAATATTAGATAATGGTAGAATAAGACAATTAGATGTAAAAGTTAATGATGTTGTTATTTTTAATGAAGGTTATAATTCTAAAACAGAAAAAATTAATAATGAAGAATTTTTAATTATTTCGGAAAATGATGTATTAGCAATTATAGAATAAAATATATTTAAAAAAAAATAATTTATTTAAGGAATTTAAATGACTGCTAAAAAAATTAAATTTGGTAATGATGCTAGATCTAAAATACTTAAGGGTGTTAATTTACTTGCGGATGCTGTTAAAGTTACTTTAGGACCCAAAGGTCGTAACGCTGTAATAGATAAATCTTTTGGAGCACCAATTATAACTAAAGATGGTGTAACAGTAGCACGTGAAATAGAATTAGATGATAAATTTGAAAATATGGGTGCTCAAATGGTAAAAGAAGTAGCATCTAAAGCAAATGATGCTGCTGGTGATGGAACTACAACAGCAACTTTATTAGCACAATCTATTGTTAATGAAGGTTTAAAAGCTGTTGCTGCTGGTATGAATCCTATGGATTTAAAACGTGGAATAGATAAAGCTGTTATTTTAGCAGTAAGAGAATTAAAAATAATTTCAGTTCCTTGTGAAGATTCTAAATCAATTACACAAGTAGGAACTATATCAGCTAACGCTGATGAAAATGTTGGTAAATTAATATCACAAGCAATGAGTAAAGTTGGAAAAGAAGGTGTTATTACAGTTGAAGAAGGAACTGGTTTAGATGATGAATTAGATGTTGTAGAAGGAATGCAATTTGATAGAGGTTATTTATCTCCTTATTTTATAAATAAACAAGATAATGGTACTGTTGAATTAGATAATCCTTATATTTTATTAGTAGAAAAAAAAATATCTAACATAAGAGAATTACTTTCAATATTAGAAAATGTTGCTAAATCTAATAAACCAATGTTAATAATTGCAGAAGATATTGAAGGTGAAGCTTTAGCTACATTAGTAGTTAATAATATGAGAGGAATTGTTAAAGTAGCTGCAGTTAAAGCTCCTGGTTTTGGTGATAGACGTAAATCTATGTTACAAGACATTGCTATATTAACTGGTGGTACTGTTATATCTGAAGAAATTGGTATAGAATTAGAGAAAATTAATTTAGAAAATTTAGGACAAGCAAAAAAAGTTATAATAAATAAAGATAATACTACTATAATTGATGGAATTGGTAAAGAAAAAAAAATAAAAGATCGTGTAAAACAAATACATCAACAAATTAAAGAAGCAACTTCTGATTATGATAAAGAAAAACTTCAAGAAAGAGTAGCAAAACTTGCAGGTGGAGTAGCAGTATTAAAAGTAGGTGCAGCTACAGAAGTAGAAATGAAAGAAAAAAAAGCAAGAGTTGAGGATGCATTACACGCTACTAGAGCTGCTGTAGAAGAAGGAGTAGTAGCTGGTGGTGGAGTTGCATTAATTCGTGTAGCA contains:
- the groL gene encoding chaperonin GroEL (60 kDa chaperone family; promotes refolding of misfolded polypeptides especially under stressful conditions; forms two stacked rings of heptamers to form a barrel-shaped 14mer; ends can be capped by GroES; misfolded proteins enter the barrel where they are refolded when GroES binds); translation: MTAKKIKFGNDARSKILKGVNLLADAVKVTLGPKGRNAVIDKSFGAPIITKDGVTVAREIELDDKFENMGAQMVKEVASKANDAAGDGTTTATLLAQSIVNEGLKAVAAGMNPMDLKRGIDKAVILAVRELKIISVPCEDSKSITQVGTISANADENVGKLISQAMSKVGKEGVITVEEGTGLDDELDVVEGMQFDRGYLSPYFINKQDNGTVELDNPYILLVEKKISNIRELLSILENVAKSNKPMLIIAEDIEGEALATLVVNNMRGIVKVAAVKAPGFGDRRKSMLQDIAILTGGTVISEEIGIELEKINLENLGQAKKVIINKDNTTIIDGIGKEKKIKDRVKQIHQQIKEATSDYDKEKLQERVAKLAGGVAVLKVGAATEVEMKEKKARVEDALHATRAAVEEGVVAGGGVALIRVASRISHMIGQNEDQNVGIRIAIRAMEAPLRQIIANAGEEPSVISNAIKSGKGNYGYNAATSEYGNMINFGILDPTKVTRSALQYASSVAGLMITTECMITDSSKEEKNDTNNSIPSGGMGGMGGMM
- a CDS encoding co-chaperone GroES, which codes for MKIRPLHDKIIVKRQDVESSSAGGILLTGSAAGKSTRGKVIAIGKGRILDNGRIRQLDVKVNDVVIFNEGYNSKTEKINNEEFLIISENDVLAIIE